In Pseudoalteromonas sp. NC201, a single window of DNA contains:
- a CDS encoding FAD-dependent oxidoreductase, producing MRFQPFWFDEAITQADIEAAASAPSHGALDTQVCIIGGGFTGLWTAITLKKQKPELNIAIIEKDLCGQGASGRNGGAMLTWSTKFASLIKEFGLEQACFLVRQSEQAVHDIKAFTSKHGIECDCRVDGTYYTASNHSQRNAFGPITTLLEQHQLNAWQTLDEAQLQATGSNANLAGIYSPHAGSVQPAKLVRGLMKVAKTLGVKVFEHTRYLKHQGQDTLTITTDKGEIRANQLVFAVNAWLPSLLPQFSRSVVLVSSDMAITSPAPEKLAAMKLNHGAPVIDARIFVNYYRTTSSGRLMLGKGGNYFSFNNQVRNTFHRASRYQAILERSFSHFFAHHQLEIDRTWTGPSDRSVSGMPFFGHLNGQANVFYGSGYSGNGVVQSYLGGQILASLLLNQHNDWRHCALVNQTLKQFPVEPFRTAGALMVRNAIRRKESAEDNNTPPHKLDVWLSKLSGSAAKLDPNVKQEYIK from the coding sequence ATGCGCTTTCAGCCTTTTTGGTTTGATGAAGCAATCACTCAAGCCGATATTGAAGCCGCAGCAAGCGCGCCGTCTCATGGCGCGTTAGATACCCAAGTTTGTATCATAGGTGGCGGCTTTACTGGCCTTTGGACAGCCATAACGCTGAAAAAGCAAAAACCTGAGCTGAATATCGCCATCATTGAAAAGGACCTCTGTGGACAAGGTGCTTCGGGTCGTAATGGCGGAGCTATGCTGACATGGTCGACTAAGTTTGCCAGCTTAATTAAAGAGTTTGGCTTAGAACAAGCCTGCTTTTTAGTGCGCCAGTCGGAGCAGGCCGTTCATGACATTAAAGCCTTTACCAGTAAACACGGGATTGAATGTGATTGCCGCGTTGATGGTACTTACTATACGGCTTCTAATCACAGCCAGCGTAATGCCTTTGGCCCCATTACCACCCTACTCGAGCAACACCAGCTTAATGCGTGGCAAACACTGGATGAAGCGCAGTTGCAAGCAACCGGCTCTAATGCCAACCTTGCTGGAATTTACTCCCCCCATGCCGGTAGTGTTCAACCCGCCAAGCTTGTGCGTGGACTGATGAAGGTGGCAAAAACCCTTGGGGTCAAAGTATTTGAACACACCCGCTACCTAAAGCACCAAGGCCAAGACACGCTAACCATTACCACAGACAAAGGCGAGATCAGAGCCAATCAGCTGGTATTTGCCGTTAACGCTTGGCTACCAAGCTTATTGCCGCAGTTTTCTCGCAGCGTGGTGTTGGTTTCGAGCGATATGGCGATCACCTCCCCAGCGCCTGAAAAGCTTGCAGCAATGAAGCTGAACCACGGTGCTCCGGTGATTGATGCACGCATTTTTGTGAATTACTACCGCACCACCTCAAGCGGTCGATTAATGCTTGGCAAAGGTGGGAATTATTTTAGTTTCAATAACCAAGTGAGAAACACCTTTCACCGTGCTAGCCGTTATCAAGCGATTCTTGAACGCTCATTTAGCCATTTTTTTGCACATCACCAACTCGAGATAGACAGAACTTGGACCGGCCCCTCAGACCGAAGTGTCTCTGGCATGCCTTTCTTTGGTCATTTAAATGGTCAAGCTAATGTGTTTTATGGCAGCGGTTACTCAGGCAACGGCGTGGTGCAATCCTATTTAGGTGGACAAATCTTAGCGAGTCTACTGCTTAATCAACATAACGACTGGCGTCACTGCGCCTTGGTCAACCAAACGCTTAAACAGTTTCCCGTCGAGCCATTTCGCACCGCGGGGGCCTTAATGGTGAGAAATGCCATTCGCCGTAAAGAAAGCGCAGAGGATAACAACACGCCACCGCATAAACTCGATGTTTGGCTAAGCAAGCTTAGTGGCAGCGCAGCAAAATTAGATCCGAACGTGAAGCAGGAGTATATAAAGTGA
- the phnX gene encoding phosphonoacetaldehyde hydrolase encodes MKHIEALILDWAGTVVDYGSIAPTSIFVEAFKQTYQFDISLAEARGPMGMGKWDHINTLLQMDSVRTRWINQFGQPPSTADVDHIYQTFMPLQQAKVADRAAPIPGVLAVIKRLQQQGVKIGSCSGYPKPVMDVLVPAAADYGYQPDSVVASDECAAGSRPGPWMALENVQRLGINRVSGCVKVDDSAPGISEGLNAGMWTVGLALTGNAVGLSEEEWTALGHEEQSARSLSAYQQLGEAGAHYVIDSLADIEMVLVDISARIARGERP; translated from the coding sequence ATGAAACACATTGAAGCGTTAATTTTGGATTGGGCTGGTACTGTGGTCGACTACGGTTCGATTGCCCCTACCAGTATTTTTGTTGAAGCATTTAAGCAAACATATCAATTTGATATTTCCTTGGCTGAAGCGCGCGGCCCGATGGGAATGGGCAAATGGGATCACATTAATACCTTGCTACAAATGGACAGCGTCCGCACCCGCTGGATAAACCAATTTGGTCAGCCACCGAGTACGGCAGATGTTGACCATATTTATCAAACCTTTATGCCACTTCAACAGGCAAAAGTCGCCGACCGAGCAGCCCCCATTCCGGGCGTGCTTGCGGTGATCAAACGCTTGCAACAACAAGGCGTTAAGATTGGTAGTTGTTCTGGGTATCCCAAGCCTGTGATGGACGTACTAGTGCCTGCCGCTGCCGACTATGGTTATCAGCCAGATAGTGTGGTTGCCAGTGATGAATGTGCGGCAGGTTCGCGCCCTGGCCCTTGGATGGCGTTAGAAAACGTACAACGACTTGGGATTAATCGCGTGTCAGGATGCGTAAAAGTCGATGATTCCGCGCCGGGAATTAGCGAGGGATTAAATGCCGGCATGTGGACCGTAGGACTTGCGTTAACGGGTAATGCCGTGGGGCTTAGCGAAGAAGAATGGACTGCGCTCGGTCACGAAGAGCAAAGTGCACGTTCCCTTAGTGCTTATCAGCAGCTTGGCGAGGCCGGTGCGCATTATGTGATTGACTCACTAGCCGACATCGAAATGGTCTTGGTGGATATTTCTGCTCGTATTGCCCGTGGAGAGCGCCCGTAA
- the phnW gene encoding 2-aminoethylphosphonate--pyruvate transaminase has protein sequence MNNDYLLLTPGPLSTSHTVKEAMLKDWCTWDDEYNQGVVQVIRNQLCEIAVADPQYRSDYSATLMQGSGTASVEAAIGTFISKSGTLLVINNGAYGARIIEIANYLNINVIALNFVETELPQLEQISQTLEQHPEITHVAMVHCETTTGMLNPAKRVAELAKHHNKVMILDAMSSFGGIEMDMHEWQIDILISSANKCIQGVPGFGFVITKTALLIASEGQARSLSLDLHAQWKTMENHHGKWRFTSPTHVVRAFAKALEELAQEGGASARFKRYSENQKQLVSGMKALGFEALLPEAMHSPIITSFYSPSDESYEFKRFYEALKQKGYVIYPGKVSNADCFRIGNIGEVYAADISGLLEAIAQAKYW, from the coding sequence ATGAACAACGATTATTTACTCCTGACGCCAGGCCCGCTCAGTACATCTCACACCGTGAAAGAAGCCATGTTGAAAGACTGGTGCACCTGGGATGATGAATATAACCAAGGTGTGGTGCAAGTTATTCGCAATCAGCTTTGTGAAATTGCGGTTGCAGATCCGCAGTATCGCAGTGACTACAGTGCAACCTTAATGCAGGGCAGTGGTACAGCAAGTGTAGAGGCGGCTATTGGGACTTTTATTTCTAAGTCTGGCACTTTACTGGTTATCAATAATGGTGCCTATGGTGCGCGTATTATTGAGATAGCCAATTATCTAAATATTAATGTGATAGCGCTCAACTTTGTTGAAACCGAATTGCCGCAACTTGAGCAGATCTCACAAACGCTTGAGCAACACCCTGAGATCACCCACGTAGCAATGGTACACTGCGAAACCACAACGGGGATGCTGAATCCGGCTAAACGCGTAGCGGAGCTTGCGAAACATCACAATAAAGTAATGATCCTTGATGCCATGAGCAGTTTTGGCGGCATTGAGATGGATATGCACGAGTGGCAAATTGATATCCTCATTAGCTCAGCAAATAAGTGTATTCAAGGTGTTCCAGGTTTTGGCTTTGTGATTACAAAAACAGCGCTCTTGATTGCCTCTGAAGGACAAGCACGCTCACTTTCTTTGGATCTACACGCTCAGTGGAAAACCATGGAAAATCATCATGGTAAATGGCGTTTTACCTCGCCAACGCATGTTGTCAGGGCTTTTGCCAAAGCACTAGAAGAATTGGCGCAAGAGGGAGGCGCTTCTGCACGATTCAAGCGTTACAGCGAAAATCAAAAACAGCTCGTTAGCGGCATGAAAGCCCTTGGTTTTGAAGCCTTGTTACCAGAAGCCATGCACTCACCTATTATCACTTCTTTTTATTCACCAAGTGACGAAAGCTATGAGTTTAAGCGCTTTTATGAAGCATTGAAGCAAAAAGGATATGTAATTTACCCCGGCAAAGTATCAAACGCAGATTGCTTTAGGATCGGTAATATTGGCGAAGTATATGCCGCAGATATTAGCGGACTACTAGAAGCTATCGCACAAGCAAAATACTGGTAA
- a CDS encoding glycine-rich domain-containing protein, with amino-acid sequence MANFNERLNGLDLSQITHRLKIATGMTEADCLQAEVLYRQFLVLKSKYPDTPITPPQLADEVWHEHITDTLAYHNDCENLFGAFLHHIPDEDNQETWQKAVYLYQLEFGVDVSNLQAAYCR; translated from the coding sequence ATGGCTAATTTTAATGAGCGACTTAATGGCCTAGATCTGAGCCAGATAACACATAGACTCAAAATCGCAACAGGTATGACAGAAGCTGATTGTTTACAAGCAGAAGTGCTGTACAGGCAATTTCTTGTGTTAAAGTCAAAATATCCAGATACGCCAATCACACCGCCACAACTGGCCGATGAGGTATGGCATGAGCATATCACCGATACACTCGCGTATCACAATGACTGTGAAAACCTCTTTGGCGCATTTTTACACCATATCCCAGACGAAGATAATCAAGAAACATGGCAAAAGGCTGTGTATTTATATCAGTTAGAGTTTGGTGTTGATGTAAGTAACTTACAGGCCGCATATTGCAGATAA
- a CDS encoding TonB-dependent receptor, with protein MKKLTQIAAAVLLATSPSLYAATGKLVGVVKDPQSNLSGAVISVKGQDVSTVSDYRGRFELPKLDAGRYTLVVKYMGYQETELQVEVTDGKVTTLSPILLNHQQAMEEVVTVGQIFRGAMAAANNQKNASNIKSIISADGIGKLPDRNAAEAVQRIPGVSIERDQGEGRFVAVRGLPSQWSSASINGNRLPTAEEETTSRATAFDFFPSELIEFVEVSKAITPDMEGDAIGGNVNFVTKKGADDFILKTNFAVGQNELADGTNYSANVVYGDRLLDDKLGFIINATAWQRDWATDNYEPRRGNDGLGIYRLELRDYTGTRETYGLNGSLEYQLESGTLSASALYGTLIDDETHYKHRLRFDKDRAELQHIRNELITEMQGFEIAGEHDFGFDKTLSWQLATYENEFRYGDKPNSEDNSYFVARFDQKEVGYVGLEDRDTGKNYAYNQVDGGSDPWNAISNHFPSGFTLDPSKMGLSWVELYKVYVNEKDRLVANADFDWQYNNQLAVKFGAKYRDKVRKADFADEFYAWDSEQYGAAPTLADFALSDQPGRSDYLSEAKFDYRTQLSQVASTDALAQFWTQNRNKFKLDVGESALISNGGALGRNFDVEETHTSLYGMATYQANDNWEVLGGLRVTRTDTEVSGYTYLADEDKVVDTTNSNDYWSILPALHVTYRANDDTNYRLALTRTFARPDFGSLTPGATYLEQDNQLNSGNPALDPTYSNNLDLMVEHYFDRVGLVSAGVFYKDIQDPIFQATSVGNYNNKQGVTIIRPENGDSAWLAGIELAFNRDLGFISDSLSNFGVMTNATFMDSEMQIPERTEKVAIPRQANELYNFTLYYDDTRFAARIALNHKGAYIEEHGGDSQSDSYYGANTSVDFTTSYQLNEQTLVYLELSNLTNEALQYYQGEQGRPLQVEYYGIRGMVGINYQF; from the coding sequence ATGAAAAAACTAACCCAAATCGCTGCTGCCGTGTTACTCGCCACCAGTCCCAGCTTATATGCTGCAACAGGTAAACTCGTTGGTGTTGTAAAAGACCCACAAAGTAATCTTTCTGGCGCTGTTATCTCAGTAAAAGGCCAAGATGTATCCACAGTATCTGATTATCGTGGTCGCTTTGAACTACCAAAACTGGATGCCGGTCGCTACACCTTAGTCGTGAAATATATGGGTTATCAGGAAACAGAACTACAGGTTGAAGTAACTGATGGCAAAGTCACTACGTTGTCTCCAATCTTATTAAACCATCAACAAGCGATGGAAGAAGTGGTCACGGTTGGGCAAATCTTCCGTGGCGCAATGGCCGCTGCAAATAACCAAAAAAATGCCAGTAATATCAAAAGTATCATTTCTGCCGATGGGATTGGTAAGTTACCAGATAGAAATGCCGCTGAAGCCGTACAACGTATTCCAGGTGTGTCGATAGAGCGTGACCAAGGTGAAGGCCGCTTTGTTGCAGTGCGTGGTTTACCGTCACAATGGAGTTCGGCCAGCATCAACGGTAACCGCCTTCCAACCGCAGAAGAGGAAACCACCAGCCGCGCCACTGCGTTCGACTTTTTTCCAAGCGAATTGATTGAGTTTGTGGAAGTGTCTAAAGCTATCACTCCCGACATGGAAGGCGATGCGATTGGCGGTAATGTTAATTTCGTGACCAAAAAAGGCGCTGATGATTTTATCCTCAAAACCAACTTTGCTGTGGGCCAAAACGAACTGGCCGATGGTACAAATTATTCTGCCAATGTGGTGTATGGCGACCGTCTACTCGACGACAAGCTAGGTTTTATCATTAACGCCACAGCGTGGCAGCGTGATTGGGCAACCGATAATTATGAGCCGCGCCGGGGTAACGATGGCTTAGGCATTTACCGTTTAGAGCTGCGTGATTATACCGGAACCCGTGAAACTTACGGCTTAAATGGCTCGCTGGAATATCAACTTGAAAGCGGCACGCTCAGCGCCAGCGCGCTATATGGCACACTGATTGATGATGAAACCCACTATAAGCACAGGCTGCGTTTTGATAAAGACCGTGCTGAGCTGCAGCATATTCGCAACGAACTCATCACCGAAATGCAAGGCTTTGAAATTGCAGGTGAACATGACTTTGGCTTTGATAAAACGCTCTCTTGGCAACTAGCCACGTACGAAAATGAGTTTCGCTATGGCGACAAACCCAACAGTGAAGACAATAGCTATTTTGTCGCCCGTTTTGATCAAAAAGAGGTTGGATATGTTGGACTTGAAGACCGCGATACCGGTAAAAATTATGCCTACAACCAAGTAGACGGCGGCAGTGACCCTTGGAACGCCATTAGCAATCACTTCCCCTCGGGCTTTACACTCGATCCAAGCAAAATGGGTTTGTCTTGGGTTGAGCTATACAAAGTCTACGTCAACGAAAAAGACAGACTGGTAGCCAATGCCGACTTTGACTGGCAATACAATAACCAGCTAGCCGTTAAATTTGGGGCAAAATACCGTGACAAAGTCCGTAAAGCTGACTTTGCCGACGAGTTTTACGCGTGGGACAGCGAACAATATGGCGCAGCGCCAACGCTTGCAGACTTTGCCTTAAGCGATCAACCCGGTCGCAGCGATTACTTAAGCGAAGCCAAGTTTGATTATCGCACGCAGTTGTCGCAGGTGGCTTCCACCGATGCTCTTGCCCAGTTTTGGACGCAAAATCGCAATAAGTTCAAGCTAGATGTGGGTGAATCAGCACTCATCAGCAACGGTGGAGCGCTGGGCAGAAACTTCGATGTTGAAGAAACCCACACCTCGCTCTACGGTATGGCAACTTACCAAGCTAACGACAACTGGGAAGTATTAGGCGGCTTACGCGTTACCCGCACCGATACCGAAGTGTCTGGTTACACTTATTTAGCCGACGAAGACAAAGTTGTTGATACCACCAACAGCAATGATTATTGGTCAATATTACCCGCACTACATGTTACCTATCGCGCCAATGACGATACCAATTATCGCCTTGCACTAACTCGCACCTTTGCCCGTCCTGACTTTGGCTCATTAACACCAGGGGCAACTTACCTTGAGCAAGACAATCAGCTTAACTCAGGAAATCCAGCGCTCGACCCTACGTACTCAAATAATCTCGACTTGATGGTGGAACATTATTTTGACCGCGTTGGCTTGGTCTCTGCGGGGGTATTCTACAAAGATATCCAAGACCCTATCTTCCAAGCCACCAGCGTTGGCAATTACAACAACAAGCAAGGCGTGACCATCATCCGTCCTGAAAACGGCGATAGCGCTTGGCTTGCGGGCATTGAGCTGGCATTTAACCGCGACCTTGGTTTTATTTCTGACAGTTTGAGCAACTTTGGGGTAATGACCAATGCGACCTTTATGGACTCTGAAATGCAGATCCCAGAGCGCACAGAAAAAGTAGCCATTCCACGTCAGGCCAATGAGCTTTACAACTTTACGCTGTATTACGACGACACCCGTTTTGCCGCTCGAATAGCACTTAATCATAAAGGTGCTTATATCGAAGAGCACGGCGGCGATAGCCAATCGGATAGCTACTATGGCGCCAATACCAGCGTGGACTTTACAACGTCATACCAACTTAACGAACAAACGTTAGTTTACCTAGAGCTAAGTAACCTCACCAATGAAGCATTGCAGTACTACCAAGGTGAGCAGGGTCGTCCATTACAGGTGGAATACTATGGTATCCGCGGCATGGTCGGCATTAACTACCAATTTTAA
- a CDS encoding DUF5690 family protein, with product MMLQITLFNARPRWLKDAQGIGFVLFAATSAFMTYFCMYAFRKPFSVNTYEAFDDPSWVVSFKIALILSQVFGYLCAKFIGVKVIAEMQHHYRGRAILAMILAAELALVLFAITPTGWNLVWLFANGLSLGMIWGLVFSFLEGRKTTEILGAVLSVTFILASGLVRTVGKWLVTELNVPELWMPAATGAIFLPLLVLSVACLNSIPEPTQEDEQLRQKRAPMDGKARLAFFKQYWFGITVLVLSFLLFTGFRDFRDNFSAEIWQALGYGQEPAIFAYAGIRIAFIVLIALAALVLIKNNRIAFFANHGFVLLGASLLAGSTYLYQTQSLDPKTWMVLLGAGLYISYIPYNCFLFDRMISAVGSTANAGFLIYLADSAGYIGSVGILLYKTFATPELSWLHFFTMACYWVAFIASALVVSSIIYFAVKLKRPRKASTQLRATALSSHIS from the coding sequence ATGATGTTGCAGATCACCCTATTTAACGCCCGCCCGCGCTGGCTAAAAGACGCCCAAGGTATCGGCTTTGTACTATTTGCCGCGACCAGTGCGTTTATGACTTACTTTTGTATGTACGCCTTTCGTAAGCCATTTTCGGTCAATACCTATGAAGCCTTTGATGACCCAAGCTGGGTTGTTAGCTTTAAAATTGCCCTGATCCTTTCGCAAGTGTTTGGCTACCTATGCGCGAAATTTATCGGCGTTAAAGTGATTGCTGAAATGCAGCATCATTATCGCGGTCGTGCGATTTTGGCCATGATTTTAGCCGCCGAGCTCGCGCTGGTGCTATTTGCCATCACTCCTACGGGCTGGAATCTGGTTTGGCTGTTTGCCAATGGCCTCTCCCTTGGCATGATCTGGGGTTTGGTTTTTAGCTTTTTAGAAGGTCGTAAAACCACCGAAATCTTAGGTGCGGTACTCAGCGTTACTTTTATTCTTGCCTCTGGATTGGTCAGAACTGTGGGCAAATGGCTGGTAACCGAACTCAATGTGCCTGAACTGTGGATGCCAGCGGCAACCGGAGCGATTTTTCTACCACTGCTTGTACTTAGCGTTGCTTGTCTAAATAGTATTCCTGAGCCTACACAAGAAGATGAACAATTACGACAAAAGCGCGCGCCAATGGATGGCAAAGCACGGCTAGCGTTTTTTAAACAGTATTGGTTTGGAATAACCGTACTGGTGCTTAGCTTTTTACTCTTTACCGGCTTTCGTGACTTTAGAGATAACTTCTCAGCCGAGATCTGGCAGGCCTTAGGTTATGGGCAAGAACCCGCGATTTTTGCTTATGCCGGGATCCGCATCGCCTTTATCGTACTCATTGCGCTTGCCGCATTGGTGTTAATTAAAAATAACCGCATCGCATTTTTTGCCAATCATGGCTTTGTCTTACTCGGGGCTTCACTGCTGGCTGGTAGTACGTATTTATACCAAACCCAAAGTCTCGATCCTAAAACTTGGATGGTACTGCTCGGGGCTGGTCTTTATATCAGTTATATCCCCTATAACTGCTTTTTGTTTGACCGCATGATCTCAGCGGTTGGTTCGACTGCGAACGCCGGGTTTTTGATTTATCTGGCGGATTCGGCGGGCTACATCGGTTCAGTTGGCATTTTGCTCTATAAAACTTTTGCCACACCTGAGCTCAGCTGGCTGCACTTCTTTACCATGGCTTGCTATTGGGTAGCGTTTATCGCAAGCGCCCTCGTAGTGAGTTCAATTATTTATTTTGCCGTGAAATTAAAGCGACCACGTAAGGCGTCAACGCAACTACGCGCCACGGCACTTTCATCACATATTTCCTAG
- a CDS encoding HD domain-containing protein, whose protein sequence is MNAIAQIKQLFEQYGHATYDEACSQIYHAEQCATLAKENGYDQATQIAAFLHDIGHFVAQSQNNPDFTPQGYSNHGDLGADHLTQLGFDRAVTMLVRKHVDAKRYLVSIDEEYYQTLSPASQLTLTRQGGKMSSVELAAFSKLPELDAIIALRRFDDLGKDPSLAVLPSSYWFSQIEAYLAS, encoded by the coding sequence GTGAATGCCATTGCACAAATAAAACAGCTATTCGAGCAATATGGTCACGCCACCTATGACGAGGCATGCAGCCAAATTTATCATGCCGAGCAATGCGCCACCCTCGCGAAAGAAAATGGTTATGATCAAGCGACTCAAATCGCTGCATTTTTACATGATATTGGCCATTTTGTTGCTCAATCTCAGAATAACCCGGACTTTACCCCACAAGGATATAGCAATCATGGCGATTTAGGGGCAGATCATTTAACTCAGCTTGGCTTTGATCGCGCGGTGACAATGCTAGTGCGCAAACACGTAGATGCGAAACGCTATCTGGTCAGTATTGATGAGGAGTATTACCAAACGCTCTCTCCTGCCAGCCAATTAACGCTAACAAGACAAGGTGGAAAAATGAGCAGCGTAGAACTTGCGGCATTCTCCAAGCTACCTGAATTGGACGCTATTATCGCGCTGCGTCGTTTTGATGATTTAGGGAAAGATCCGAGTTTAGCCGTTTTGCCGAGTAGCTATTGGTTTAGCCAGATAGAAGCCTATTTGGCGAGTTAG
- the galE gene encoding UDP-glucose 4-epimerase GalE: MTILVTGGAGYIGSHTVLELLQQGKKVVVVDNLSNSQQTSLHRVAEIVGKEAAFHQGDILDKAFLDSVFAQYDIEEVIHFAGLKAVGESVQKPIEYYQNNVQGTLTLLDAMRDANVFKLVFSSSATVYGDPASLPIREDFPVGGTTNPYGTSKLMVEMVLQDVAKSDPRWAFAILRYFNPVGAHESGLIGEDPNGIPNNLLPYISQVAVGKLASLGVFGDDYDTKDGTGVRDYIHVVDLAIGHLKALEKIAVAAGTHIYNLGTGNGYSVLEMVTAFEKAAGKAIPYDIKPRRDGDIAACYAAPEKAKSELGWHAERGLDAMMQDTWRWQSNNPNGYR; the protein is encoded by the coding sequence ATGACGATTCTTGTAACTGGTGGTGCAGGCTATATTGGCTCTCACACTGTATTAGAGCTGCTACAGCAAGGCAAAAAGGTAGTGGTCGTAGATAATCTAAGCAACTCTCAGCAGACTTCATTACATAGAGTCGCTGAGATAGTAGGAAAGGAAGCGGCATTCCATCAGGGGGATATTCTTGATAAGGCATTTCTTGATAGTGTATTCGCGCAATATGATATTGAAGAAGTGATCCACTTTGCAGGCTTAAAAGCCGTAGGAGAGTCGGTTCAAAAGCCAATCGAGTATTATCAAAACAACGTTCAGGGTACGTTGACGCTGCTTGATGCGATGCGTGACGCCAATGTATTTAAGCTAGTTTTTAGCTCGTCAGCGACGGTCTATGGAGATCCTGCCAGCCTTCCTATTCGTGAAGATTTCCCTGTTGGTGGCACAACCAATCCTTATGGTACGTCAAAGCTGATGGTTGAAATGGTACTACAGGATGTCGCTAAATCAGACCCGCGTTGGGCCTTTGCTATTTTGCGTTACTTTAACCCGGTTGGCGCACACGAGTCGGGGTTAATTGGTGAAGACCCAAATGGTATTCCCAACAACTTACTGCCCTACATCTCACAGGTTGCTGTTGGTAAACTGGCGAGTTTAGGCGTCTTTGGCGACGACTATGACACCAAAGACGGCACGGGCGTGAGAGATTACATTCACGTGGTTGATCTAGCTATTGGCCATTTAAAAGCACTTGAAAAAATCGCAGTAGCAGCAGGCACACATATCTATAACTTAGGTACCGGCAATGGCTACTCAGTACTTGAGATGGTTACTGCGTTTGAAAAGGCAGCGGGCAAAGCCATACCGTATGACATTAAACCGCGTCGCGATGGCGACATTGCCGCCTGTTATGCAGCGCCTGAAAAAGCCAAATCTGAATTAGGCTGGCATGCAGAGCGTGGATTGGATGCCATGATGCAAGATACATGGCGCTGGCAAAGCAATAATCCAAACGGGTATCGTTAA
- a CDS encoding UTRA domain-containing protein, which yields MLLYQRIRNHIQALLAAGSMTPGAKLPSERALQETFSSTRITVREALARLEAEGLIFSQKRRGWFVTPEKLKWHPAKKVNFNHLAIEQGFTPTTQVVAINAPSTEPEFSHSHFNGQPVYELTRVRALDGRAIMMEQIYCAAERFADLHNQPLDGSITEVMSTHYQVDVSFEQCVISVTVLPDDVADKLEKNSGAPCLKVLRARYDAEQALVDYNIEYWLHDAIEMIVEGV from the coding sequence ATGCTGCTTTATCAACGTATTCGAAACCATATCCAAGCGCTGCTAGCCGCTGGCAGCATGACGCCCGGTGCCAAATTGCCTTCAGAGCGTGCGCTGCAAGAAACATTTAGCTCAACACGGATCACCGTCCGTGAAGCCCTAGCACGACTAGAAGCCGAAGGACTTATCTTTAGCCAAAAGCGTCGCGGCTGGTTTGTCACCCCCGAAAAACTCAAATGGCATCCAGCTAAAAAAGTGAACTTTAACCACCTTGCCATTGAACAAGGCTTTACACCAACAACTCAAGTAGTGGCAATTAATGCCCCTTCCACAGAGCCTGAGTTTAGCCACTCTCATTTTAACGGCCAGCCTGTATATGAATTAACTCGAGTACGCGCGTTAGATGGTCGCGCAATAATGATGGAACAGATCTATTGTGCAGCCGAACGTTTTGCCGACTTGCACAACCAACCGCTGGATGGCTCAATCACAGAAGTGATGTCGACCCATTACCAAGTTGACGTCAGCTTTGAACAGTGTGTAATAAGCGTCACCGTACTACCCGATGACGTTGCCGACAAATTAGAAAAGAACAGCGGCGCACCTTGCTTAAAGGTACTGCGCGCCCGCTATGACGCCGAGCAAGCATTGGTGGATTACAATATTGAATATTGGCTCCATGACGCCATAGAAATGATTGTTGAAGGCGTGTAA